A region of Corynebacterium glucuronolyticum DSM 44120 DNA encodes the following proteins:
- the mnmA gene encoding tRNA 2-thiouridine(34) synthase MnmA: MRVLAAMSGGVDSAVAAARAVEAGHDVVGVHLALSRDPQSVRESSRGCCSLEDSADARRVCDKLGIPFYVWDFSDRFKEDVIDDFVESYAMGETPNPCLRCNEKIKFRALLERGIALGFDAVATGHYATIDENGYLRRSVDPKKDQSYVLGVLTADELAHCYFPVGNTEKPQIREEAARHGFSVAKKPDSYDICFIPDGNTKAFLGKHIGMRPGVIVDEDGNKLQDHDGVYGYTIGQRKGLNIRVPAADGRPRYVTDIDAATGTVTVGPREHLAVHTIIADRLKQLHPAFNGDVECQVQVRAHGEVVPCSAHIEGDTMTLTLKQPLSGVARGQAAVVYLPDQAGDIVLGSGTICGTVH; encoded by the coding sequence ATGAGAGTTCTTGCAGCAATGAGTGGAGGAGTGGACAGTGCCGTCGCCGCAGCGCGAGCTGTTGAGGCAGGCCACGATGTTGTAGGCGTGCACCTGGCACTGTCGCGAGACCCACAATCCGTTAGGGAATCCTCCCGTGGCTGCTGCTCTCTTGAAGATTCTGCAGACGCTCGTCGCGTGTGCGACAAGCTGGGCATTCCGTTTTACGTGTGGGACTTTTCCGACCGCTTCAAAGAAGACGTCATCGACGACTTTGTCGAATCCTACGCGATGGGGGAAACACCCAACCCGTGCTTGCGCTGCAACGAGAAGATCAAGTTCCGGGCACTGCTGGAGCGTGGCATCGCCCTCGGCTTCGATGCTGTCGCCACTGGACACTACGCGACCATCGATGAGAACGGCTATTTGCGGCGATCGGTAGATCCCAAGAAGGATCAGTCCTACGTGCTTGGTGTGCTGACCGCCGATGAACTTGCACACTGCTACTTCCCTGTGGGCAATACAGAGAAGCCCCAGATCCGGGAAGAAGCCGCTCGGCACGGTTTCTCCGTGGCAAAAAAGCCGGACAGCTACGACATTTGCTTCATTCCCGACGGCAACACGAAGGCCTTTTTGGGTAAGCACATCGGTATGCGCCCCGGCGTAATTGTGGATGAAGACGGCAACAAGCTCCAGGACCATGACGGTGTCTATGGCTACACCATCGGTCAGCGCAAGGGACTGAACATCCGCGTTCCCGCAGCTGACGGACGGCCGCGTTATGTGACGGACATTGATGCAGCAACCGGAACCGTAACTGTTGGTCCGCGCGAGCACCTGGCAGTCCATACGATCATCGCTGACCGCCTCAAGCAACTGCATCCTGCGTTCAATGGAGATGTGGAGTGCCAGGTGCAGGTCCGTGCGCATGGGGAGGTTGTGCCGTGTTCTGCGCACATTGAGGGCGATACTATGACGCTGACGCTCAAGCAACCATTGTCTGGCGTTGCACGTGGTCAGGCGGCAGTTGTCTACCTTCCAGACCAAGCCGGTGACATCGTCCTCGGTTCCGGCACGATCTGCGGGACGGTGCACTAG
- a CDS encoding DUF3558 family protein, translating to MDRSKASGFSTVRSGFVFTLLSILFLSGCAQFLGADQGLSPEDEPYLFDRWDPNFHLAQPCADVTEERLAELGLMRLPDETGIPDREGLDSCSFDTEDGGMVIMSGGAYKLAAVTRRWLTLDYSPKESKHPALAYKQDGSDDSCNIAAETPRGTVEVHFKPSFEVDLSEPEQCAQAENYFDLLIGEKLNEYRKN from the coding sequence ATGGATCGAAGTAAAGCATCAGGTTTTTCAACCGTCAGGAGCGGTTTCGTCTTTACTCTGCTGTCAATTCTTTTTCTCTCCGGATGTGCTCAATTTCTGGGAGCTGACCAAGGCCTCTCACCGGAGGATGAGCCATACCTTTTCGATCGCTGGGATCCTAACTTCCATCTGGCTCAGCCGTGTGCGGATGTGACAGAGGAGAGACTAGCGGAGCTAGGGCTAATGCGTTTGCCAGATGAAACGGGGATCCCCGACCGTGAAGGTCTCGACTCCTGTTCCTTCGACACTGAAGACGGTGGAATGGTCATCATGTCTGGTGGCGCTTACAAACTCGCAGCTGTGACACGGAGGTGGTTGACGCTCGACTACTCGCCTAAGGAATCTAAACATCCGGCTCTTGCATACAAACAAGATGGATCAGACGATTCTTGCAACATAGCTGCCGAGACCCCGCGCGGGACTGTAGAGGTTCACTTCAAACCTTCATTTGAGGTTGATCTATCGGAGCCGGAGCAGTGCGCGCAGGCTGAAAATTACTTTGATTTATTGATCGGGGAGAAACTCAATGAGTACCGTAAAAATTGA
- a CDS encoding 3'-5' exonuclease → MYSFDPSKMVAFDLETTTNDPLKAHVVTSSVIRIDGSNADETYLLADPGIPISEEAEKVHGISNEYAKANGEPHDDVVAKTVELIRRGWDEGFTLIVFNGCFDLTILHQCSPDFTIDGLVVDPYIIDKKKDHYRAGKRNLSAMSEYYEIRLDKAHNSSADSLAAARIAWKQARRWPEITTMDGDELMESQTVWYYEMQSDLAKYFAGKGRDVEVNLSWPLQLSS, encoded by the coding sequence GTGTACTCCTTTGACCCGTCCAAGATGGTGGCTTTCGATCTGGAAACCACCACCAACGATCCCCTGAAAGCCCACGTTGTTACGTCCTCTGTCATCCGCATCGACGGCTCCAATGCCGACGAAACCTATCTGCTGGCGGATCCGGGCATTCCGATCAGCGAGGAGGCAGAGAAGGTCCACGGAATATCCAATGAGTACGCCAAGGCCAACGGTGAGCCCCACGACGATGTCGTCGCCAAAACTGTTGAGCTTATCCGCCGCGGGTGGGATGAGGGCTTCACGCTCATCGTCTTCAACGGTTGCTTCGACCTCACCATTTTGCACCAGTGCTCCCCCGACTTCACTATCGACGGGCTGGTTGTAGACCCGTACATCATTGATAAGAAGAAAGACCATTACCGCGCCGGAAAGCGCAACCTCTCGGCGATGTCGGAATACTACGAGATTCGCCTAGATAAAGCCCACAACTCCAGCGCTGATTCCCTCGCCGCCGCACGCATCGCGTGGAAGCAGGCACGCCGATGGCCAGAAATTACCACCATGGATGGCGATGAGCTGATGGAGAGCCAGACGGTATGGTACTACGAGATGCAGTCCGATTTGGCCAAGTACTTCGCTGGAAAGGGCAGGGACGTGGAAGTGAACCTCTCCTGGCCGCTCCAGCTCTCTTCCTAG
- a CDS encoding phosphoribosylformylglycinamidine synthase, producing MDARLAVRRKPQFRDEERALLATLNNLSGVQLDSVQILNLYDVFSASESDIESLSASIVCDDRVDDRITSEELTEILNSASGFLAVEPLPGQYDQRADAANQALRLVQPETEASIYSAVLYVFEPAQSDEARAAIRSFLINPVEAGEKDMKVLQAPATGSVEPLRQYPGFNELDEAGLEALLAERGMAMNLADLETIQEYFREEGRTPTDVELSVLDTYWSDHCRHTTFNTELTDIANEGSRFKDQLARALRRYDELRETNGRTHKPRTLMDMGTIMGRELRRTGVMDDQEVSEEINACSVYVDISRGDGERSDVLHGDGERSDVLHGDGERSEPSPWLLMFKNETHNHPTEIEPFGGASTCLGGAIRDPLSGRSWVYQALRLSGAGDINTPREETLEGKLPQADISARATAGYSSYGNQIGLATTNVREFVHPGYVAKRMELGAVVAAAPVENVKRLEPAHGDVVIILGGRTGRDGIGGATGSSKAHNDTSLATSGAEVQKGNPVNERKIQRLFRNPEVAQMIVRCNDFGAGGVAVAVGELADSLDIHLERVPLKYAGLNAREIAISESQERMAVVVRAENAARFIELAETENLEATQLAEVTDSGRLRMFNGEDLVLDLSRAFIDTNGAARSQSVSLVDAPMEAPHAAPASVAEALASPAGGSQEGMVEQFDSTVGRSTVLMPFGGKHQKTFEMASIQSLPVAGGTPTSSVMTYGYSPELASESPFLMGAYSVVEALARLTAAGADATTAWLTVQEYFQRLDQEPERWGEVTQAILGLLEAQDAFQVAAIGGKDSMSGTYGDGLHVPPTLVTFAVAVIDKADAISAAIPDAGLPLYLLPHTPLESGEPDYEALRTNFADFTALAARGEVRAASAVTQAGIGATIVNMVAGNGLGFTGSADISWVEAHLGGIVFAVSEGVTVPESARLLGQTTNDGELSFGAEHLSVDKALDIAEERYRSVFPLNDAAGEDLPDFATKLPEAQSPAEATAVSGDHSDAAEGTAPHVLLPVFPGTNSEYDMSEAFRAAGATTEFLVIRNLTPQMLEEDTQVFIDKLGTADILAFSGGFSLGDEPDGSAKFMAAFLRTPEVAQAVSSFVAGDGLVLGICNGFQALVKSGFLPYGDPSKLTETSPTLAHNRQLRHVSRIATTRVASVDSPWLATFTPGQTHLVPVSHGEGRFVVSEEDAKQLFAHHQVAFQYVDENEIPTMEAPANPNGSSYAIEGIISPDGRILGKMGHPERFRPGLMKNIPGIYSQDIFLNAVTYCKNRK from the coding sequence ATGGATGCACGTCTCGCAGTTCGCCGCAAGCCCCAGTTCCGCGACGAGGAGCGCGCGCTGCTTGCAACACTTAATAATCTCTCGGGTGTTCAGCTCGATTCCGTACAAATTCTCAACCTGTACGATGTGTTTTCCGCTTCGGAATCGGACATCGAATCACTGAGCGCCTCGATCGTGTGCGATGACCGTGTCGACGACAGGATTACTTCCGAAGAGCTTACAGAGATTCTGAATTCGGCCTCGGGTTTCCTTGCTGTTGAGCCCCTTCCTGGTCAGTACGATCAGCGAGCTGATGCAGCCAACCAGGCTTTGCGTCTTGTCCAGCCGGAAACGGAAGCGTCAATCTATTCGGCAGTTCTTTACGTATTTGAACCTGCCCAGTCTGACGAAGCCCGCGCTGCCATCCGTTCATTCCTGATTAACCCTGTTGAAGCGGGGGAGAAGGACATGAAGGTGCTCCAAGCGCCGGCTACGGGATCCGTTGAGCCCTTGCGCCAGTACCCCGGCTTTAATGAGCTTGATGAGGCTGGCCTCGAAGCACTTCTCGCTGAGCGCGGGATGGCGATGAACCTCGCTGACCTTGAAACCATTCAGGAATACTTCCGTGAGGAGGGGCGCACTCCGACGGATGTGGAGCTTTCAGTTCTTGATACGTACTGGTCGGATCACTGCCGCCACACCACCTTCAACACTGAGCTCACGGACATTGCCAATGAGGGCAGTCGTTTTAAGGATCAACTTGCTCGCGCGCTGCGTCGTTATGATGAGCTCCGCGAGACGAACGGCAGGACGCATAAGCCACGCACCCTCATGGATATGGGCACGATCATGGGCCGCGAGCTTCGCCGTACGGGGGTCATGGATGATCAGGAAGTCTCGGAGGAGATCAACGCATGCTCCGTCTATGTGGACATCTCTCGTGGCGACGGTGAGCGATCTGATGTCCTTCATGGCGACGGTGAGCGATCTGATGTCCTTCATGGCGACGGTGAGCGAAGCGAACCGTCGCCATGGCTCCTGATGTTCAAGAACGAAACGCATAACCACCCGACGGAGATCGAGCCTTTCGGTGGCGCGTCGACGTGCCTGGGCGGGGCTATCCGTGATCCCCTCTCCGGTCGCTCCTGGGTATACCAGGCGCTGCGCCTGTCGGGTGCCGGCGACATCAACACCCCGCGCGAAGAGACGCTGGAAGGCAAGCTGCCGCAGGCGGACATCTCTGCGCGCGCGACGGCCGGTTACTCCAGTTACGGCAACCAGATCGGTCTGGCCACCACGAACGTGCGCGAATTTGTACACCCAGGCTATGTGGCCAAGCGCATGGAGCTCGGCGCTGTTGTTGCTGCCGCTCCGGTAGAAAACGTAAAGCGTCTTGAGCCCGCACATGGTGACGTGGTGATCATCCTCGGTGGTCGTACAGGCCGCGACGGTATTGGTGGTGCCACAGGTTCGTCGAAGGCACATAACGACACCTCACTTGCTACCTCCGGCGCGGAGGTTCAGAAAGGTAACCCGGTTAATGAGCGCAAGATTCAGCGCTTGTTCCGCAACCCTGAGGTTGCGCAGATGATCGTTCGTTGCAACGACTTCGGTGCCGGTGGCGTAGCTGTTGCCGTCGGCGAGTTGGCTGACAGCCTCGACATTCATCTGGAGCGCGTGCCTTTGAAGTACGCGGGCCTCAACGCCCGTGAGATCGCGATTTCGGAGTCTCAGGAGCGAATGGCCGTCGTTGTGCGTGCCGAAAACGCGGCGCGGTTCATCGAACTCGCGGAGACGGAGAACCTGGAGGCGACGCAGCTCGCCGAGGTGACAGATTCTGGTCGCCTGCGGATGTTCAACGGTGAGGATCTCGTCCTCGATTTGTCTCGCGCGTTCATCGATACCAACGGGGCGGCCCGTTCCCAGTCCGTGTCGCTTGTCGACGCCCCCATGGAGGCCCCGCACGCTGCTCCCGCGAGCGTTGCTGAGGCGCTTGCTTCCCCGGCAGGCGGTTCGCAAGAGGGCATGGTTGAGCAGTTCGACTCCACGGTCGGCCGCTCCACCGTATTGATGCCGTTCGGTGGCAAGCATCAGAAGACATTCGAGATGGCATCCATCCAGTCGCTTCCTGTTGCAGGCGGCACACCGACCTCCTCGGTGATGACGTACGGCTACAGCCCGGAGCTTGCTAGTGAGTCCCCATTCCTCATGGGTGCCTACTCCGTGGTGGAGGCACTTGCCCGTCTTACCGCGGCGGGTGCCGATGCCACTACGGCGTGGTTGACGGTGCAGGAGTACTTCCAGCGCCTTGACCAGGAGCCGGAGCGTTGGGGCGAGGTTACCCAGGCAATCCTCGGCTTGCTGGAAGCGCAGGATGCCTTCCAAGTCGCCGCGATCGGTGGTAAGGATTCTATGAGCGGTACGTATGGTGACGGACTGCACGTCCCGCCGACGCTTGTTACCTTCGCCGTCGCCGTGATAGATAAGGCAGACGCTATCAGCGCGGCGATCCCCGACGCAGGCCTGCCCCTCTACCTCCTGCCACACACTCCGCTGGAATCCGGCGAGCCGGATTACGAGGCTCTGCGCACCAACTTCGCAGACTTCACGGCGCTTGCTGCCCGTGGTGAGGTTCGTGCTGCTTCTGCTGTCACCCAAGCCGGTATCGGTGCAACGATTGTCAACATGGTTGCAGGTAACGGCCTTGGATTTACCGGCAGTGCCGATATCTCCTGGGTGGAGGCACACCTTGGTGGCATCGTTTTCGCTGTTTCGGAGGGGGTAACCGTTCCCGAATCGGCACGTCTTCTCGGCCAGACCACCAATGACGGTGAGTTGAGCTTCGGTGCTGAACACCTGAGCGTCGACAAGGCACTGGACATTGCGGAGGAGCGTTACCGCAGCGTCTTCCCGCTAAACGATGCCGCTGGTGAAGACCTGCCAGACTTCGCCACGAAGCTTCCCGAGGCGCAATCCCCGGCCGAGGCCACCGCCGTTTCCGGTGACCACTCCGACGCGGCGGAGGGCACAGCGCCCCACGTGCTGCTGCCGGTATTCCCCGGAACGAACTCCGAGTACGACATGTCCGAGGCATTCCGGGCTGCCGGTGCTACAACCGAGTTCCTCGTCATTCGCAACCTCACTCCGCAGATGCTGGAGGAGGACACGCAGGTATTCATCGACAAGCTCGGCACAGCCGATATCCTCGCTTTCTCCGGCGGGTTCTCCCTCGGCGATGAGCCAGATGGTTCCGCAAAGTTCATGGCCGCATTCCTGCGCACCCCGGAGGTAGCGCAGGCAGTGAGCAGCTTCGTTGCTGGCGATGGCCTTGTCCTCGGCATCTGTAACGGTTTCCAGGCTCTGGTCAAGAGTGGTTTCCTGCCCTACGGTGATCCCTCCAAGCTGACAGAGACCTCGCCCACGCTGGCCCACAACCGCCAGCTACGGCACGTCTCCAGGATTGCCACGACCCGTGTTGCCTCTGTGGATTCGCCGTGGCTTGCGACCTTTACCCCTGGCCAAACCCACCTTGTACCCGTGTCCCATGGTGAGGGAAGGTTCGTCGTCAGTGAGGAAGATGCCAAGCAGCTGTTTGCTCACCACCAGGTTGCGTTCCAGTATGTGGATGAGAATGAAATTCCGACGATGGAGGCGCCGGCCAACCCGAACGGCTCGAGCTACGCCATCGAGGGCATCATTTCTCCCGACGGCAGGATCCTGGGCAAGATGGGGCACCCAGAGCGTTTCCGCCCGGGCTTGATGAAGAACATCCCCGGTATCTATTCGCAGGACATCTTCCTCAACGCGGTGACGTACTGCAAGAACAGGAAGTAA
- a CDS encoding cysteine desulfurase family protein — MSTRTTRTTSHYFDHAATTPIRQSAVDAWGENSDVLNPGGSYASGRRAQAVLAEAREIIADALSCEPIEVIFTGSGTEADNLAVRGLLQNAVDREETLRIVTTPIEHPAVKETVSSLATRMPHVQVDYLPVTSSGHIEDLELLDLPATVAAVMWANNETGAIQPITKVAEKCQETETPLHVDAVQVVGHLPVDFSALGATTMAASAHKFGGPRGVGILLAKRSPVPSPVITGGGQQRGIRPGTPDAAGAMATAVALREAVTEMDGERARLESLTARLRDGLKESVDKLVVHTSEPNLPGHLFVSFPGAEADSLIMLFDSLGIEVAAGSACSSGVNRASHVLLAMGVEEKVARGAIRFTLGRTTSQEDVDFLLAHAADVVERARLAGMA, encoded by the coding sequence ATGAGCACTCGGACGACTCGAACCACTTCCCACTATTTTGATCACGCTGCCACAACGCCTATACGGCAGTCAGCGGTCGATGCGTGGGGAGAAAATTCCGATGTCCTGAACCCCGGAGGCAGCTACGCATCGGGACGGCGAGCACAGGCGGTGCTCGCTGAGGCACGGGAGATCATCGCTGATGCGCTTAGCTGCGAGCCGATTGAGGTGATCTTTACGGGTTCTGGTACTGAAGCGGATAACCTGGCTGTCCGTGGACTCCTTCAAAATGCAGTGGACCGAGAAGAAACGCTACGTATCGTCACCACACCGATCGAGCACCCGGCCGTCAAAGAGACGGTGTCATCCCTGGCTACGCGGATGCCACACGTTCAGGTGGATTACCTGCCGGTCACCTCGTCGGGGCACATCGAAGACCTTGAACTCCTGGATTTGCCTGCCACCGTTGCGGCGGTTATGTGGGCAAACAACGAGACCGGGGCCATCCAGCCGATCACCAAGGTGGCAGAAAAATGCCAGGAAACCGAAACTCCCCTCCACGTCGATGCCGTTCAAGTGGTTGGGCACCTTCCCGTGGATTTTTCCGCACTGGGGGCGACAACGATGGCAGCCAGCGCTCACAAATTCGGCGGGCCACGAGGAGTGGGAATTCTTCTGGCAAAGCGTTCACCGGTACCCTCACCGGTCATCACAGGGGGAGGCCAGCAGCGGGGAATCCGCCCGGGAACTCCTGATGCCGCCGGAGCGATGGCAACTGCGGTGGCATTAAGGGAAGCGGTGACCGAAATGGATGGCGAACGCGCACGGTTGGAAAGTCTCACCGCACGGCTGCGGGACGGCCTGAAGGAAAGCGTCGACAAGCTCGTCGTGCACACGAGCGAGCCGAACCTGCCCGGACACCTCTTCGTCAGTTTCCCTGGTGCTGAGGCGGATTCTCTCATCATGCTGTTCGATTCCCTTGGAATCGAGGTTGCCGCAGGCTCGGCATGCTCGTCTGGCGTGAACCGGGCATCGCACGTTCTCCTAGCGATGGGAGTTGAAGAGAAAGTTGCCCGCGGTGCTATTCGTTTCACCCTGGGCCGGACGACCTCCCAGGAGGACGTGGACTTCCTTCTCGCTCATGCCGCCGACGTGGTTGAGCGTGCACGATTGGCTGGTATGGCCTAA